The Arachis hypogaea cultivar Tifrunner chromosome 16, arahy.Tifrunner.gnm2.J5K5, whole genome shotgun sequence genome contains a region encoding:
- the LOC112758138 gene encoding aminopeptidase P2, whose amino-acid sequence MVLSLGIGNGNQSAMQRLLLASTHPLLLPTPLSAFSCRQIRRVLPQSRTAKPPSFSVCNCSSNSSTFKVKTSSELRNTKASSSTDSQPDPKLTALRRLFSNPGIAIDAYIIPSHDAHQSEFIAECYMRRAYISGFTGSAGTAVVIKDKAALWTDGRYFLQAEKQLTSSWILMRAGNPGVPTTSQWLNDVLPPGGRVGIDPFLFTSDAAEELKQVISYNNHELVYLYNSNLVDEIWKDNRPQPPNKPVRVHDLKYAGLDVSSKLSNLRTELAGAGSSAIVISMLDEIAWLLNLRGSDIPHSPVVYAYLIVEIDGAKLFIDDSKVTEEVSDHLKKAGVELRPYSSIISEIESLAAQGAALWLDTSSVNAAIVNAYKAACDRYGQNHEKKHKTRTQGFDGSNEQLNGPTTLHRCSPVSLAKAIKNEQELEGMKSCHLRDAAAICQFWDWLETEISNNRTLTEVDVSDKLLQFRSKQVGFLDTSFDTISGSGPNGAIIHYRPEPESCSIVDANKLFLLDSGAQYVDGTTDITRTVHFGEPTSREKECFTRVLQGHIALDQLVFPENTPGFVMDAFARSSLWKVGLDYRHGTGHGVGAALNVHEGPQSISYRYGNLTPLVNGMIVSNEPGYYEDHAFGIRIENLLYVRSAETPNRFGGIEYLGFEKLTYVPIQIKLLDLSLLSAAEIDWLNNYHSQVWEKVSRLLDGSARQWLWDNTRPIMR is encoded by the exons ATGGTGTTGAGTCTCGGAATCGGAAATGGAAATCAATCAGCAATGCAGCGACTCCTCCTTGCCTCAACCCACCCACTCCTCCTTCCGACTCCTCTCTCCGCCTTCTCATGCCGCCAAATTCGCAGGGTTCTCCCACAATCTAGGACTGCGAAACCCCCTTCCTTCTCTGTTTGCAATTGCAGCAGCAACTCCTCCACCTTCAAAGTGAAGACCTCTTCTGAGCTCAGAAACACAAAAGCCTCTTCGTCCACTGATTCCCAACCGGACCCTAAGCTCACCGCTCTCCGCCGCCTCTTCTCCAACCCCGGAATCGCCATCGACGCTTACATCATCCCTTCTCACGATGCTCATCAG AGCGAGTTCATTGCCGAATGTTACATGAGGAGAGCGTACATATCAGGCTTTACCGGTAGCGCCGGAACTGCCGTTGTTATCAAGGACAAAGCTGCTCTTTGGACTGATGGCAGATATTTTCTTCAG GCAGAGAAGCAACTGACCTCCAGCTGGATTCTCATGCGAGCCGGAAACCCGGGAGTTCCCACCACCAGCCAATGGCTCAACGATGTCCTTCCTCCCGGCGGCAGAGTCGGCATTGATCCT TTTCTTTTTACCTCGGATGCTGCGGAAGAACTTAAGCAGGTCATCTCCTACAATAACCATGAGCTTGTCTACTTATACAATTCAAATCTTGTTGATGAAATATGGAAAGATAATAGGCCACAGCCTCCAAATAAGCCAGTTAGAGTGCATGACTTGAAGTATGCTGGTTTGGATGTATCATCGAAATTGTCAAACTTGAGGACAGAACTTGCTGGTGCTGGTTCTTCGGCTATTGTCATCTCCATGCTTGATGAAATTGCGTGGTTGTTGAACTTG AGAGGCAGTGACATTCCACATTCACCTGTTGTGTATGCATACTTGATTGTGGAAATTGATGGTGCAAAACTATTTATAGATGATTCAAAAGTCACTGAAGAGGTGAGTGATCACTTGAAGAAAGCAGGTGTAGAGTTGAGGCCATATAGTTCAATCATATCTGAAATTGAAAG TTTGGCAGCACAGGGTGCTGCCCTTTGGCTGGACACTTCTTCTGTTAATGCTGCTATTGTGAATGCGTACAAAGCTGCCTGCGACAGATATGGTCAGAACCATGAGAAGAAACACAAAACTAGGACACAAGGTTTTGATGGATCCAACGAGCAATTGAATGGACCCACTACCCTACACAGATGCTCCCCTGTTTCTCTGGCAAAGGCTATAAAGAATGAACAAGAGTTAGAAGGAATGAAAAGTTGTCATTTAAG GGATGCTGCTGCCATTTGCCAGTTCTGGGACTGGCTAGAGACAGAAATTTCTAACAATAGGACATTAACAGAAGTAGATGTTTCAGACAAACTCCTCCAGTTTCGTTCAAAACAAGTTGGTTTTTTGGATACCAGCTTCGACACCATAAGTG GCTCTGGTCCCAATGGCGCTATCATACACTACAGACCAGAACCAGAGAGTTGTAGTATTGTAGATGCGAATAAGTTATTCTTATTGGATAGTGGTGCTCAATATGTTGATGGGACAACCGATATAACACGAACAGTTCATTTTGGGGAGCCTACATCAAGAGAGAAAGAATGTTTCACCCGAGTTTTGCAG GGTCATATAGCTCTTGATCAGTTGGTTTTCCCAGAAAATACCCCTGGTTTTGTGATGGATGCATTTGCCCGTTCTTCTCTTTGGAAAGTTGGACTTGACTACAGGCATG GGACTGGGCATGGTGTAGGAGCAGCATTGAATGTTCATGAAGGCCCTCAAAGTATTAGTTATCGCTATGGAAATTTGACCCCTTTAGTAAATGGCATGATTGTTAGCAATGAGCCTGGCTATTATGAAGACCATGCTTTTGGTATTCGGATTGAG AATCTTCTGTATGTGAGAAGCGCAGAGACACCAAATCGTTTTGGAGGTATTGAATACCTGGGATTTGAAAAACTGACTTATGTACCCATTCAG ATTAAATTGCTTGATTTGTCCCTGCTATCAGCTGCAGAGATTGATTGGCTTAACAACTACCACTCACAAGTCTGGGAAAAG GTGTCGCGATTGCTGGATGGCTCTGCTCGACAGTGGCTTTGGGACAACACAAGGCCTATTATGCGATGA